In the genome of Deinococcus cellulosilyticus NBRC 106333 = KACC 11606, one region contains:
- a CDS encoding ethanolamine ammonia-lyase subunit EutB produces the protein MYRIKLGPTTHLFHDLKTLMAKASPEKSGDVLAGLGAESQTERVAARHLLAELPLETFLQEQLIPEEQDEVTRLILQSHDLQTFQMIAGKTVGEFREFLLDPETTPETLSALKWAITPEMAAAVSKLMRNQDLITVARKCRVVTGFRSTVGLEGRFSTRLQPNHPTDDPKGILASILDGLLLGIGDAVIGINPALDQVDRICSLLTMLDDLRQKLDIPTQSCVLTHVTNQLQAIEKGAPVDLIFQSIAGTEKANTGFGIDANLLHEAHLAGLSLKRGTVGNNVMYFETGQGSALSAEAHFGVDQQTLEARAYGLARLYDPHLVNTVVGFIGPEYLYDGKQIIRAGLEDHFCGKLLGLPMGVDICYTNHAEADQDDMDVLLTLLAASGVNFIMGVPGADDIMLHYQSTSYHDAWYVRDLFNLRPAPEFEAWLERFQITRGGQLASSAANQLLRLALPDGGVA, from the coding sequence GTGTACCGCATCAAACTGGGACCCACCACCCACCTCTTCCATGATCTGAAAACCCTGATGGCAAAAGCATCTCCGGAGAAATCCGGGGATGTTCTCGCAGGACTTGGGGCAGAAAGCCAGACCGAACGGGTGGCTGCCCGCCATCTGCTGGCAGAACTTCCACTGGAGACCTTTCTGCAGGAACAGCTGATCCCAGAAGAGCAGGACGAGGTGACCCGCCTGATTCTGCAGTCGCATGACCTGCAGACCTTTCAGATGATTGCTGGAAAGACGGTGGGAGAATTTCGGGAGTTCCTGCTTGATCCTGAAACCACCCCGGAAACGCTCTCTGCCCTGAAGTGGGCCATCACACCAGAAATGGCTGCCGCAGTCAGCAAACTGATGCGCAACCAGGACCTGATCACGGTGGCCCGCAAATGCAGGGTGGTCACCGGATTCAGGAGCACGGTGGGCCTGGAAGGACGTTTCTCCACCAGGTTGCAACCCAACCATCCCACAGACGACCCGAAAGGCATTCTGGCGTCCATTCTGGATGGTCTGTTGCTTGGGATCGGGGACGCAGTGATCGGCATCAATCCGGCCCTCGATCAGGTGGACCGCATCTGCAGCCTGCTCACCATGCTGGATGACCTGCGCCAGAAACTGGACATTCCCACCCAGTCCTGCGTGCTGACCCACGTCACCAACCAGCTTCAGGCCATCGAGAAAGGGGCTCCGGTGGACCTGATCTTCCAGAGCATTGCAGGCACCGAGAAAGCCAACACAGGCTTTGGGATTGATGCAAACCTGCTGCATGAAGCGCACCTTGCAGGTCTTTCCCTGAAACGAGGAACCGTCGGAAACAATGTGATGTACTTCGAAACCGGACAGGGCAGTGCCCTCTCTGCTGAAGCCCACTTTGGAGTGGACCAGCAAACCCTGGAAGCCCGCGCTTACGGACTGGCCCGCCTGTATGACCCGCATCTGGTGAACACGGTGGTGGGTTTCATTGGACCGGAATACCTCTATGACGGCAAACAGATCATCCGGGCAGGCCTGGAAGACCATTTCTGCGGGAAACTGCTCGGGCTCCCCATGGGTGTGGACATCTGCTACACCAACCACGCCGAGGCCGATCAGGACGACATGGATGTGCTGCTGACCCTGCTTGCCGCCTCAGGGGTGAATTTCATCATGGGGGTGCCTGGAGCGGACGACATCATGCTGCATTACCAGAGCACCTCCTACCACGATGCGTGGTATGTGCGGGACCTCTTTAACCTCAGACCTGCTCCAGAATTTGAAGCGTGGCTGGAGCGGTTTCAGATCACCCGGGGAGGTCAGCTTGCTTCCTCTGCCGCAAATCAACTCCTCAGGCTGGCCCTGCCCGATGGGGGCGTGGCATGA